A window of the Nibribacter ruber genome harbors these coding sequences:
- a CDS encoding Glu/Leu/Phe/Val family dehydrogenase yields MAYKEPAPIKDKESPFESMMSRFNIAAEALGLDDETYNVLKSPARQVIVNLPVTMDDGSIKVFEGFRVVHSTILGPSKGGIRYDMGVFLDEVKALAAWMTWKCAVVDIPYGGAKGGIVCDPSTMSAGEMERLTRAYTVALIDTFGPDQDIPAPDMGTGPREMAWLMDEYSKTKGMTVNSVVTGKPLVLGGSLGRVEATGRGVMVSAMAAMEKLGMDPSQTTAAVQGFGNVGSWAAKLLAERGVKILGVSDVSGAYWNENGINIEEAIAYKNAHNGRLEGYTGADKISNDDLLTSKVDLLVPAAVEDVITVRNADKIQAKLIVEGANGPTSANADRIINEKGIMVVPDILANSGGVTVSYFEWVQNRMGYKWSLEMVTERSERIMKEAFNKVYDASQKYNVPMRIAAYIVAIDKVAQTYKFRGGF; encoded by the coding sequence ATGGCCTATAAAGAACCTGCCCCTATAAAGGACAAAGAAAGCCCATTTGAGTCTATGATGTCTCGCTTCAACATTGCTGCTGAAGCACTTGGGTTAGATGATGAGACGTATAACGTGTTAAAATCGCCGGCCCGTCAGGTGATTGTGAACCTGCCTGTGACCATGGATGATGGTAGCATCAAGGTGTTTGAAGGCTTTAGAGTAGTGCACTCCACTATCCTGGGTCCGTCAAAAGGTGGTATCCGCTATGACATGGGCGTATTTCTGGATGAGGTAAAGGCCCTGGCTGCCTGGATGACCTGGAAATGTGCCGTGGTGGATATTCCGTACGGCGGTGCCAAAGGTGGTATTGTGTGTGATCCTTCTACCATGTCTGCCGGTGAGATGGAGCGTTTAACCCGCGCCTACACCGTGGCTTTGATTGATACCTTTGGTCCAGATCAGGATATTCCGGCCCCAGACATGGGTACCGGTCCAAGAGAAATGGCCTGGTTGATGGATGAGTACTCCAAAACCAAAGGCATGACCGTGAACTCTGTAGTGACGGGCAAGCCGTTGGTATTGGGCGGTTCACTGGGGCGTGTAGAGGCTACCGGACGCGGCGTGATGGTGTCTGCCATGGCCGCCATGGAGAAACTGGGCATGGATCCAAGCCAGACTACGGCGGCGGTGCAGGGCTTCGGGAACGTAGGTTCCTGGGCGGCTAAGTTGCTGGCCGAGCGCGGTGTGAAAATCTTGGGCGTAAGTGACGTGAGCGGTGCCTACTGGAACGAGAACGGCATCAACATTGAAGAAGCCATTGCCTACAAGAACGCCCACAACGGAAGACTGGAAGGCTACACCGGCGCTGATAAAATCAGCAATGATGACCTCTTGACTTCTAAAGTAGACTTGCTGGTGCCTGCCGCGGTAGAAGACGTGATCACGGTGCGTAATGCAGACAAGATCCAGGCCAAGCTGATTGTAGAAGGCGCCAACGGCCCTACTTCTGCTAACGCTGACCGCATCATCAATGAGAAGGGCATCATGGTAGTGCCAGACATTCTGGCCAACTCAGGCGGGGTGACCGTGTCTTACTTTGAGTGGGTGCAGAACCGCATGGGCTACAAGTGGAGCCTGGAGATGGTAACCGAGCGCTCTGAGCGCATCATGAAAGAGGCGTTCAACAAAGTGTATGACGCTTCTCAGAAATACAACGTGCCAATGCGTATTGCGGCCTACATTGTGGCCATTGACAAAGTGGCGCAGACCTATAAATTCCGCGGCGGATTCTAA